The Ipomoea triloba cultivar NCNSP0323 chromosome 4, ASM357664v1 DNA segment GATAGGAAGTTGTGATTGCAAAGAAACCTCTTATTGCCCATCTTGCTACTTTCCTAGAGCGCGACTTCCTTGCCCCTCCATGATGCTTCCTACCCTATCATCAAGGGTGTTGATCCGTTTCTCTTGGTTTTGAATGAGCATAGTCATTCCTTCAAGCGTCTTAGCAATTCTAGCTAATTGCTCTTTCACGGACTCAGTGTTAGTCGCCATGGCAAGCATAACGGTATAGACATGCGTCCACTCAGGCGTAGCCTTCCATATATAATGGGTTTGGCGAAGATACAGGGGAAATACTACTGCTAATAGCATTCCCTTGCATAGAAGTTGGACTACCACCATCAGTAGCTCCTTTAACAGAAGGTAGGCTTCCAGCATAAGTTGTTGCCTTTGGGGCATAATCGAGCCTTTGAACCACCATTCGTGCCATGAAATGAGGTTCAGGTAGTTGGACCCCCAAGCTCTTGGCGCAGCTCCTGGTCAGCGGACCTTGCGTTTTCTGAGTAGCGCTGGAGCTAGCTAGAGGCGCAGACTTGGAATTGGTAGCTTGGGCATAAGTCTTCCTGAACATGGGGTTGTTCGATGTCATTGAACGCGCTGGTAAAAGAAGTTTTAGTAGTAGAGAGATGAGAGACAAAGCTGTCACACTGGGCATGTCAAAATATGTAAATACAAagttttgaataatattttaaaattcaaactttGGTTACATGTACTCATGTAGTATATCAATATGAcgtgaaccggaactgaaccgatgtcatatatagtgaaaatgatcaaacacttattttgataaatcgatttggttccaatttcgattttgaactgtcaatcaaaacttatttatttatttatttatttttatataattttatttcttatttttaaaatagtctaaattcaacaattattttattttattttttttcagttCTAAATCATAACCGTAACCATCCATACTATTTAGGTTCagttgctacagtgttcgattaggttcgaatcgaaccgtaatcttccatacatattagtaatataattagttgaaaaagaaaaataaatgaaatagttatttttaaggacaaaaatgttaatttaacaTTAGAGGGGTGAAAAtcgtcacttttaaaataactaagggggaaaaactaccactttaataactTAGGGGGTGAAactgctatatgcacataactcaggagaaaaagtgtcattttcccatatatatgtagagagggagagagaggatAGTATGAGATAGTGTTCTAGCTGTGAGTATAAAGAACTGTATACGAAAATTTATTCTCTACTTTTTTccgtttaattttcttttttatcatttcttcatacaaatttaaaaaaaaaaaaaaaaaaaaaaaaaaaaaagaaagaaaaatcttCAAATATTAATAGGAGATCAGAAATTCCTTATACTTAAGGAACAATTACAAACTTAGATGGTCGACggcatttaaaaaaatgtaacttCTTAAGCTAGGTAACATTTCAATCTATTTATccaaaatgattaaaattgatATTGTATGTATAACAATCTCTTATCTTTTCTCGTTTATAAAGTCACCATGTTTGAAAAAGGTAGTTTGTAGAGTTACCTTTTAGTCTTAtagtttatttattatatagagTTACCTTATAGTCTTCTAACTCAATATTGACTCATCATTCGCCCTCCATATTGGGTACAAAGATTTTACTCTCTTAACATTATAGTGATGATtacatttgaaaattgaaaacaacaTACATTAacatttatctatatatatatatatatatctaaaaatttACTCTAAAGACAGTTAAACTGattgatcaattcaaaataaattaatagattAACTTTACTATCAGTGGACATCCTCTACCAAACCGGCCTCTGAACAAGAATAATGAAGACTTCTGATTCAGTAGACAGtatttgaaaaaagaagaataatagAACTCACCTTGGAAGTGAgagaatttcatattttttagcAGAATTTATGCCTAAAAAGTGTTTTGCAACTAAGAGGGTTGGCAATATCCAAGGAAGCATTTTGTGGTATATCATTTATTGCACAACCCACCACTCCGGGATCCCAACTGCCAACACAAACACACTGCTTCTGTCACACTAAGCTCCACGGCGGCTGGGGGCGGCGGCGCAACTGGCAGCGACTCGCCGGAGGCTGTTGACTCGGCAGAATCTTCAGTCTTGGGATGCAATGCTAGTCCTATAGACAAATCAAGACCACCCATCTGCTCATTTCTTTGCTTATCTTTCAGTGATTGATGATGAGACTCCTCGCTTGTCGTGCCACAACTGCATTTAGTCTCCTCTTGTGATGGTGCTGAGCTACTCAGATCCATAGAAATATTTTCAGGCTTGGTggtgccgccgccgccgccggctgAGCTGTCAAGTGGCCGGTGGGTTTGTGGGTCAATGCCACGGCTAATGAGCTTGCGCTTAATTTGTGTGTTCCAATAGTTCTTGATTTCATTGTCAGTCCTTCCAGGCAATCTTGCCGCTATCAGAGACCATCTACAAACACAACGatttttaggatttttttttttcctttctttcaaAATTATGCTGTACTAAAGAgagatttttacttttttttttttttatctagataaaaacttgtgtgagagtATCACCGAATTGTGGTTCGTAAGATGGATCAGTCAAGATAAAAaggtaatactaatcatgaacaaaatactttaaataaaaatgtaatattaccctttttgaaaaatatttattcttaattagtattacattaaGTGAGGCTGTAAATCACTCTTTTATCTATATTAGCTATCCTTTGATTTGATTCTTTTTTGGCTGCTAAAAGAAACATTATATTAGGATAGAACAGATTCAAGAATTTTGTCTGGCCGCTGGTTTGTAGGCCAAGAAAATGAGAAACATTAATTTCTTCCATTAAAAGTCAAAAATTTCAACTGCTAGCTAGTAGtatgtattaactaataatgATTGATTAATACCTCATTGTTTCTGGAACATTTTTGTTTCTAGATCTTTAAGTGGTCCCACTTCCCAAATGGCAGGTAAAACTTCAagaatttttacttttttcaatACTGTATGTATGTGTTCCCAGTACCCACCCCCTGTTTCACACATTTATTCCAACAACCATACACACCCAACCAAGCTagaaattaccaaaaaaaataagagCAAATATATGCATAGTAGCAAGTAGCTTGTAGTTCAATGGCATTCAAATCACAGTAAtacatattaaagaaaaaaatatttaaaaaaaaagaattgatttgattaaaaataaaaaataagacatataaaatgagacgTACTTGTTTCCAAGGAGACTATGAAGCTTGATGATCAAGTCATCTTCTTGTTGAGTAAAGTTGCCTCTCTTGAGGTCAGGCCTGAGGTAGTTTATCCACCGGAGTCTGCAACTCTTCCCACATCTGAACAATCCTAATATAAAAAAACAccgaaaaagaaaaacattatcGTTTTGTGTTAAGGTAGTGATCGGATAATGATTATATAAAAGTAAGTAATACCAGCGGCTTTAGGAAGGGAGCGCCAGCAGCCTTCGCCATGAAGACGGATGTAGTTGATGAGGAGTTGGTCTTCTTCCTTTGTCCAGGCGCCTTTGTTGGTATGAGCTTTCTCACAACAAGGCGAACGTCCCATTTCTCTTCTCCTTTTcaaattattcctttttttcttgagagagagagagggagagagagagtagtATTTTTAAGGGAGACAGGTAGGAAGGAGCCTTGGGTGTGtcatgtgtgtgtatacactCCTTAGCTTGATTGGACGAcggggtatatatatatatatatataggtccttaatcaggtgagaaccatgtcccaggTGAGAACCTAAGGACAAATTcgaaccattgatctagtagatctaactattgaaataaacaaaattctGTAAGTGCACACAAATTACTATACAAATCAAATGAGACAATTCATTCTCGTGAAACCTTTTAAGTGCACACAAATTACTATACAAAAGCACACACTAAATTGTGTGTAATTTGCCCAGCATGACTGTACACAAtctactatatatgtatgtattgtttatataaacatatgcaaAACCTATAATACTTCTCTACTTCAAAATCCCCTCCCATATAGAAAAATCAATATGGTCAAAATTTGACACTATAATTATATCAGCTTGGTACGTACGAACAAGAATTAGTTTAAATATAATACGGGCTTAAAAATGTTCCATATATTTAGGACCTACTCAGGTTATCTCGTGATCTAACAAAAAAACCTGTAATATTTccatttttatatatgaaaaatgataatatatatgcacatattaGACATGATGAATGCTTTATATATGGAGGTTGAATAGTTACAAACTATGAAATTATCAAGATGATCTCCATGCCTTCGATCACCCCAAATGTAATTAGGCCACTTTTCATTAATGATGTTATTGGAGAGcaataattataccatgaatcaggattcaccttgcaagatggattcatcacaatttacatatagAATGTTCACACATTTAgttataaatattcaatatataaattgcgaatcttcaatatgtaaattgtatattttaaacccaggtccacagaataatttatcattaaagaaattgtagtttttttttttttttggattttcttATATGGCATCATTTCgtcttataaaaaaatttaaaatatatgcaaaatttaaaatagaatTAAAGAATATTATAAATTGATTGAACAATGTGTTCcgtctcaactaaaaacttaaACATATAATTAAACTGCATATCATAAGTCTATAACtatgatatcaaattaaataatatgttttgttttacTTAAAAGGCTAAACTAATAGTGGTTTGACTCCAATATCAATGATGTGTTCCGTTCGGACTAAAATGCtaatatacatttattatttttatataaaattacatacatttgcaatttcataaaattaaagaagtagATTTACAAATTGAtagaatgaaaaatattttatttacccTAGCCCTCGAAGTTTGGATAAGAAAAAGAAGGGAGAGAGACTGACTAGGATTACAAGGCAAGGGTACCGAATGCTTACTCTGAAATAGTAATTACGGATTTTTCTCTGTCACCCAAAGGAAGCAAtacttataccatggaccagggttcacatTGCACTATGGACCCTAgttcatgtgtatgtgttttgtgttatgattttttatatCTTGCGTTATGAATACAAATTATGCACATAAATCAGATTCGataaataagtaaatttataacatgtgtatgtgtcttgtagTATGATTtattgtgtcttgtgttatgaaattatatatcttacgagtatgaattatgtaacTCGTCTTTTCAATCCAATTGTGTCCATAATGATAtgctatgtgtcttgtgttatcattttttgtattttgtgttataaaattctgTATCTTACGAGTATGAATCTTATACTTCATTGTTTCAATTTAGGGCCTATAATGTTATGTGTaactagtccatgatataaattgcctaaagaaAGAAGGGGAGAGAAGTGCTCTATTATGCATACTTTCATTTTATTACCTACGCTGTCACATGACAgcatgtttaatttgattagtAAGAGATACGTGGCAAgagttttaatttaaaattttaatttggggGAAGAAAACATTTGaccaaataaataaagttgGGGGTTGGTAGAAATATGGGAAGAGTAGTTAACGCTAAACACATGGGAGCGGATTTGGTAGGCTTGGCTTGGCAGGTCTCTTACTTTACTATGAGTTGGCCCCTTCTGCCTCTTTCTCCGTGGACCCcactatatacatattttttaaatagaaaaaaaaacttttcaccattaattatttaattttcttttgacaCGTATGTGAGATGAGAAATTCTGGTACGTTTTGCAAGTAAAAGAATCAAATTTAGTGGGTGATTGGAAAGCATTTGGTAATGAGTGCAAACCCACGCaaaaatctaaatgaattttatttgggtcacacttgtgtgagaccgtctcacagattcttattcgtgagacgggtcgagtcgggtcaagacaccatgcaaatgtcacacttatatgtgcaaatgtcatacttatatgctcaaatataacactaatcaaaaatacaatttttgttacttattagagaaaaagtaatacatttttcataataagtaatgttaacaagtgcccctcacttataagggcaaatataatacttttgtggaaaaatgtaatacttttaaatcgaaatgtaaaagtattgtattttcccttaaaagtattacatttacccttataagtaacacaaactttattcctaattagtattacatttgagcatataagtatgacatttgtgcatataagtgttacatttgcatcttgacccgacccgacccgacccgtctcatggtgagacggtctcacacaagtttttgccattttattttatttttttttagaaaagggTGCTTTTAATCTTCAATTGCCCATAAATAGGGGCGCTAGCGAACAAAGTTTTTGGTAAATTACTCGTATTTGTGTTCGGTAATGTTCATTTACTAAGGTAaatgatagggaatatacctcAGGTATACGACCTGAAGTATTTGTACATAAATTGTATTTGAGTACGAGTACTAGGTCCTATAAAAGAGACTTATGCCCTTCATTTTGGGGGACTTTTCCTCTCTCCACTCTCTCTCTAAAGAAGACTCCAAGGCCATTCTCCCTATTCTCTCTACATTACTGAAGAATAAGGAATAAAGAGTTCATTTTGGCCTAAATTCTTCCCTCTACTCCTACTTTACATTTATTGGTATACAATTGAGTACATGGGAGATTATTCTTTATCAGTAAGcgaacataaataaataaattttagagctcggttcataaacgaacagagtatGAATAAttgtaagctcgtttgctaagagctCGTGAACAAACTTGgttgtgttcgtttaataatgtttacgaacatgttcatgaacgagcagttaagcatatatatatatatatatatatatatatatataaagttgttgtgttgtttgtttggtaaTTGTTGGTGAACATAGATAATTTCTTGTACACGAACGAATTGTAATTATGAACATGAGCCTATGTTTGATTTTTAAGCGTTCATGAACAAACATGTGTGCGAACATGTTCACAAATGGTAACGAACATATTCGTGAACGTGTTCATTAACGTTAGCGAaacgtgttcgcgaacattaacaaacactgataacacttaacaaacgaacacgaacagaatttttaaaaaacattaacaaacgaacacgaacattccaaaaatcttaacaaacgaacatggACAACTTCCATTCGTTTATGTTCTATTCGTTAGCAGCCCTACccataaataattagtttatgtGAGTGGATCCGGGGCGGATCTACAAAACAAATTAAGGAGGGTGTATTTAATCAAGatttttatatactttcaaaaattattaaagtgatgaattttaaattattttcgtACTCTTTCCAAACTTTTTTAACTTTCATAAACTTTATACGACTCCATAAAAGGCTacataataaacatttataaacttctaacaactttttcatattaaaaagtttacaaaagttattaaaacttgttagtgtacaaatgatacacatttggacGCTATTATAATTGGcctaattattagtcaaaacaTAGGTTAATTTATTATGTTACATTTTATTGTGCTAGAGCAGTTTTCTGGACCACAGTCAGAATTCGCTACAGGCAGTCTGAAGCAGCGTCAGAATGCAGTCTAGTAGACATATTCATCTAACTGAATTTGGTATCTTTGGTCCACTATTTTTGCTGAGATTTTAAATGAAAGTTGCAGTTTATTTTAAGGGAATTTCAGCTGCACAAATTCATATCATATTGGTTGAAAGTTCGACTATATAAACAGTGCCAGTACTTGTGATTTTCACTTGAATTAATATGCTATTCTTATCCAGCAGTACACGAAACCTTTCTACAGCTTATTAGTgttattttgagaattatatcaGATTTGTATAAGTGTATGATGATGTCGTATTGTTGATGGTTGATTGTGGCATGCATGTGGTCAGCTTGTAGATGATAAAGGCGTTGATTGGAGTGCTTTTTGTAACCATAGAGTGTATGGTTGTTTtgtgactccttgtaaccctttgtgatcatctagtggaatGGGCTAATGTGAGTTGCCCTGCAGACATAGGAGTtgagctccgaactgcgtaaacGATTCTTCGGTGTCTAGTtccatttatttacttatatgctctatttatttatttatctataccTGCTTTAGTAACTAATCCAGATAAATAATCTTGGTAAAAATAAGTATGAACCTTAGGCTTATCTTctgcattcaagatccacgatcCTATTTCAAAACTATATCAATGCATTTTTAGTGGCTTATACAAAGCATCCATATCAATGCATTTTTAGTGGCTTTTGAACTAGTGAAAGGTGATGGGGAGGAAagagaggaaagagagagaatGAATTTGGTTCTCCtgcaaaaatgatttttagaacCGTGAGTTAGAGAAAGCATCAACGCCCACTGCACACGCCGGGTGGCGCGTTTATTGCTTCTTTTTTTAGGGTCAtatttcacatttgtttttttttcttttctatttttcatctATTTCGTACTTGGATCATAAAAAACCGTAAAAAAAACTTG contains these protein-coding regions:
- the LOC116015459 gene encoding myb-related protein 330-like gives rise to the protein MGRSPCCEKAHTNKGAWTKEEDQLLINYIRLHGEGCWRSLPKAAGLFRCGKSCRLRWINYLRPDLKRGNFTQQEDDLIIKLHSLLGNKWSLIAARLPGRTDNEIKNYWNTQIKRKLISRGIDPQTHRPLDSSAGGGGGTTKPENISMDLSSSAPSQEETKCSCGTTSEESHHQSLKDKQRNEQMGGLDLSIGLALHPKTEDSAESTASGESLPVAPPPPAAVELSVTEAVCLCWQLGSRSGGLCNK